A stretch of the Candidatus Reconcilbacillus cellulovorans genome encodes the following:
- a CDS encoding starch synthase, with the protein MKVWFIASEAVPLVKTGGLADVVGSLPKTLAKRGVDVRVVIPKYGCIPDEYKARARTIAVTTVRLGWRNQYCGYQELELDGVRYTLIDNEYYFRRGWPYGYEDEAERFVFFCAAAAEAPIHLGEKPDILHCHDWHAGLVPFLVKTRYAGHPVYHGTGIIFTIHNLKYQGVFSQAWMKDLLGVGDEAFRPDGLEFHGSGSFMKGGLVYADKLTTVSPTYAAEIQTETFGEGLDGLIRHRAADLVGILNGIETETYDPMTDPAIAVPYRDSLAKKRRNKLALQRELGLPESEQTPLVGIVSRLVWQKGIDLIEAVLDQILDRPLQMAVVGAGEPHYEWMLRSAAQRRPDRIAVRLGFDEQLARRIYAGSDLFLMPSRFEPCGLSQMIAMRYRSIPIVREVGGLKDTVVSYNEYTGEGNGFSFTHPNPYDMLYTIDRALSFYRNEEIWKKIVRNAAKCDFGWDRPAEAYMALYGQLCERSAPHRSEKESA; encoded by the coding sequence ATGAAGGTCTGGTTCATCGCTTCGGAAGCAGTCCCTCTCGTCAAAACCGGCGGACTGGCCGACGTCGTCGGTTCGCTGCCGAAAACGCTCGCCAAGCGGGGTGTCGACGTCCGCGTCGTCATCCCGAAATACGGCTGCATTCCCGACGAGTACAAGGCTCGTGCGCGCACGATCGCGGTGACGACCGTCCGGCTCGGCTGGCGCAATCAGTATTGCGGCTATCAGGAACTCGAACTCGACGGCGTGCGCTACACCTTGATCGACAACGAATATTACTTTAGACGCGGCTGGCCGTACGGCTACGAAGACGAGGCGGAACGATTCGTCTTTTTTTGCGCGGCGGCGGCGGAAGCGCCGATCCACCTCGGCGAAAAACCTGACATCCTGCACTGCCACGACTGGCACGCGGGCCTTGTTCCTTTTCTGGTCAAAACGCGGTACGCCGGCCACCCCGTCTACCACGGGACCGGAATCATCTTCACGATCCATAACTTGAAATACCAGGGGGTTTTTTCACAAGCGTGGATGAAAGACCTGCTCGGCGTCGGCGACGAAGCGTTCCGGCCGGACGGGCTGGAATTCCACGGCTCCGGCAGCTTCATGAAAGGCGGACTTGTTTACGCCGACAAACTGACGACCGTCAGCCCGACCTATGCCGCCGAAATCCAGACGGAAACGTTCGGTGAAGGGCTGGACGGCCTTATCCGCCATCGCGCCGCCGATCTCGTCGGCATCCTTAACGGCATCGAGACGGAGACGTACGATCCGATGACCGATCCGGCGATCGCCGTGCCGTACCGCGACTCGTTGGCGAAGAAACGCCGCAACAAGCTGGCGCTGCAACGCGAACTCGGACTGCCGGAATCGGAACAGACACCACTCGTCGGCATCGTCTCCCGACTCGTCTGGCAAAAAGGAATTGACCTCATCGAGGCGGTACTCGACCAAATCCTCGACCGGCCGCTGCAAATGGCCGTCGTGGGCGCCGGTGAGCCGCATTACGAATGGATGCTGCGCTCTGCCGCGCAAAGACGGCCGGACCGGATCGCGGTTCGACTCGGCTTCGACGAACAGTTGGCGCGCCGCATCTACGCGGGATCCGACCTTTTCCTGATGCCGTCGCGCTTCGAACCGTGCGGACTCAGCCAAATGATCGCGATGCGCTACCGTTCGATCCCGATCGTCCGGGAAGTCGGAGGGTTGAAAGACACCGTCGTCTCCTATAATGAGTATACGGGGGAGGGCAACGGTTTCAGTTTTACACACCCGAACCCTTACGATATGCTGTATACGATCGACCGCGCGCTGTCGTTTTACCGGAACGAAGAAATCTGGAAAAAAATCGTCCGTAACGCGGCCAAGTGCGACTTCGGTTGGGATCGTCCCGCCGAAGCGTATATGGCTCTTTACGGACAGCTTTGCGAACGATCCGCCCCACACCGTTCGGAAAAGGAGAGCGCCTGA
- a CDS encoding glycoside hydrolase family 15, which produces MPRHLVIGNGKMLINLDDRCFIRDLYFPYVGQLNHVGGQPCRFGIWADGRFTWLDHPEWTVRPAYIPDSLVTDVAARHDGLGLELQINDGVHQRETIYLRRVVVRNLWDKPREIRLFFHQDLMIDGTEVGDTAVYYPENHTVFHYKRSSYFMFDGMSNEGSIAQYTTGIKRFLSAEGTWRDAEDGALAGNPIAQGSVDSTIAVHARVGPRSETVVYYWMSAGHCLEDVLQLNRYVREGHPEKLMSRIVVYWRHWLRRADGDFADLPQSVVRMFRQSLLIIRTQIDERGAILAANDTDILQFSRDHYSYVWPRDGALVALAMSLAGYHSTVAPFFHFCADALSPQGFLYHKYNPDGTVGSSWHPYFADGAPRLPIQEDETALVLYALRRDYDRHGEIELPQSLYGKLIRKAAAFLCEHLEPSLSLPKPSYDLWEERFGIWTFTAATVYGGLQAAAFFSDLFGDYERSEQLHRTAEQIKNGILAHLWNEELGRFARGLVFHDGRWMQDTTLESSLFGLFAFGVLPADDERVVRTMEAVREGLTVKTDVGGVARYTGDYYFRRSDDIERIPGNPWIICTLWTALFDIERARVLAELERPKQTLEWVVRRALPTGVLPEQVHPLDGSPLSVAPLTWSHATFVEAVHRYIQKYDSLRLSAG; this is translated from the coding sequence ATGCCGCGCCACCTCGTCATCGGCAACGGAAAAATGCTGATCAACCTCGACGACCGCTGTTTCATCCGCGACCTGTATTTTCCGTACGTCGGCCAGCTGAACCACGTCGGCGGCCAGCCGTGTCGGTTCGGAATATGGGCGGACGGTCGGTTTACATGGCTCGATCATCCGGAATGGACCGTACGGCCGGCCTACATTCCGGACTCGCTCGTCACCGACGTCGCCGCCCGGCACGACGGGCTCGGGCTCGAACTGCAGATCAACGACGGCGTCCACCAGCGGGAAACCATCTATCTCCGCAGGGTCGTCGTCCGCAACTTGTGGGACAAGCCCAGGGAAATCCGGCTTTTTTTTCATCAGGACCTGATGATCGACGGCACCGAAGTCGGCGACACGGCGGTCTATTATCCCGAGAACCATACCGTCTTCCATTACAAGCGGTCTTCCTATTTCATGTTCGACGGCATGTCGAACGAAGGCAGCATCGCGCAATATACGACCGGGATCAAGCGGTTCCTGTCGGCGGAGGGCACGTGGCGCGACGCTGAAGACGGCGCGCTCGCCGGTAATCCGATCGCGCAAGGGTCGGTCGACAGTACGATCGCCGTCCACGCCCGGGTGGGGCCGCGTTCGGAGACGGTCGTGTACTACTGGATGTCGGCCGGGCATTGTCTGGAGGACGTCCTGCAACTGAACCGTTACGTCCGCGAAGGCCATCCGGAAAAGTTGATGAGCCGCATCGTCGTTTACTGGCGGCACTGGCTCAGGCGGGCGGACGGCGATTTCGCCGACTTGCCGCAATCGGTCGTTCGGATGTTCCGCCAAAGCTTGCTGATCATCCGGACGCAGATCGACGAGCGCGGTGCAATTTTGGCGGCCAACGACACCGACATCTTGCAGTTCAGCCGCGACCATTACAGTTACGTCTGGCCGCGCGACGGCGCGTTGGTCGCCCTGGCGATGTCGCTGGCCGGCTATCACAGCACGGTCGCGCCGTTTTTCCATTTTTGCGCCGATGCCCTTTCGCCGCAAGGGTTTCTCTATCATAAATACAATCCGGACGGAACGGTCGGTTCGAGCTGGCATCCGTATTTCGCCGACGGCGCTCCACGGCTGCCGATCCAGGAAGACGAGACGGCGCTCGTCTTGTACGCGCTCCGGCGCGACTACGACAGGCACGGCGAAATCGAGCTGCCGCAGTCGCTGTACGGCAAACTGATCCGCAAGGCCGCCGCCTTTCTCTGCGAGCATCTCGAGCCGTCGCTTAGCCTGCCGAAGCCGAGCTACGACCTGTGGGAAGAACGGTTCGGCATCTGGACGTTCACGGCGGCGACGGTATACGGCGGGTTGCAGGCGGCGGCGTTTTTCTCCGACCTGTTCGGCGACTACGAGCGCAGCGAACAGCTGCACCGGACCGCCGAGCAGATCAAGAACGGTATACTCGCCCACCTGTGGAACGAAGAACTGGGAAGGTTCGCGCGCGGGCTTGTGTTTCACGACGGACGGTGGATGCAGGACACGACGCTTGAAAGCAGTTTGTTCGGGCTGTTCGCGTTCGGCGTGCTGCCGGCGGACGACGAGCGCGTCGTCCGAACGATGGAAGCCGTCCGGGAAGGGCTGACGGTCAAAACCGACGTCGGCGGCGTTGCGCGCTATACGGGCGATTATTATTTCCGCCGGTCGGACGACATCGAACGGATTCCCGGCAATCCGTGGATCATCTGCACGCTCTGGACGGCGCTGTTCGACATCGAGCGGGCGCGCGTCCTGGCGGAACTCGAACGGCCGAAACAGACGCTGGAATGGGTCGTCCGCCGCGCCCTGCCGACCGGCGTACTGCCGGAACAGGTTCACCCGCTCGACGGAAGCCCGCTGTCGGTGGCGCCGCTGACATGGTCGCACGCCACGTTCGTCGAGGCGGTGCACCGATACATTCAGAAATACGACAGCCTGCGCCTGTCCGCCGGCTGA
- a CDS encoding glucose-1-phosphate adenylyltransferase subunit GlgD: MSSPLIGVINLIGEPDALGPITSSRCLASVPFGARYRLIDFVLSGMVNSGISKVAVFTDANYRSLLDHLGSGRHWNLHLRESGLFVLPPVSPKSGDLYHFNHHCDFFLRSKEPFVAVTRGHVVCNVDFAAVLAFHEEKNADITIVCTKRRDPRPYTAPAVETDETSRVVSLTVSGGQSDSRLVSMEIYVLRKSLLLELARASQEAGPARLVHDGIAPMVGEWKVYAYRHNGYTGIIDSIEHYFLHNMDLLEPDVWNELFFHPGPIFTKIKDEPPTRFQAGAEVSRSLIANGCVIEGTVENSILFRGVRVHKKAVVRNSIVMQNGEIGESAVVDCAILDKEAKVQQGRHVCGTERRPLIVGKRQII, encoded by the coding sequence GCACGCTACCGGCTGATCGACTTCGTCCTGTCCGGCATGGTCAATTCCGGCATCTCGAAAGTGGCCGTGTTCACCGACGCCAACTACCGGTCGCTGCTCGACCACCTCGGCTCAGGAAGGCATTGGAACCTGCACCTGCGCGAAAGCGGCCTGTTCGTGCTGCCGCCGGTTTCGCCGAAATCAGGCGACCTTTATCATTTCAATCATCACTGTGACTTTTTCCTTCGCTCGAAGGAACCGTTCGTCGCCGTAACGCGCGGCCACGTCGTGTGCAACGTCGATTTCGCCGCCGTGCTCGCCTTTCATGAGGAAAAAAACGCCGACATCACGATCGTCTGCACCAAACGCCGCGACCCTCGTCCCTACACCGCGCCCGCGGTCGAGACGGACGAAACGTCGCGCGTCGTCTCCTTGACCGTCTCCGGCGGACAGTCGGACAGCCGCCTCGTGTCGATGGAGATCTACGTCCTGCGAAAATCGCTTCTGCTCGAGCTGGCTCGAGCGTCGCAGGAAGCCGGTCCGGCCCGTCTCGTGCACGACGGCATCGCACCGATGGTCGGCGAATGGAAAGTCTACGCTTATCGCCACAACGGATACACGGGCATCATCGACTCGATCGAACATTATTTTCTGCACAACATGGACCTGCTCGAGCCGGACGTCTGGAACGAACTGTTTTTTCATCCAGGTCCGATCTTCACGAAAATCAAGGACGAGCCGCCGACGCGGTTCCAGGCGGGCGCCGAAGTGAGCCGGTCGCTGATCGCCAACGGCTGCGTCATCGAAGGAACAGTGGAAAACAGCATCTTGTTCCGCGGCGTCCGCGTTCACAAAAAAGCGGTCGTCCGCAACAGCATCGTCATGCAAAACGGTGAAATCGGAGAGAGCGCCGTCGTCGACTGCGCCATTCTGGACAAGGAAGCGAAAGTCCAACAAGGCCGGCACGTGTGCGGCACGGAACGTCGTCCGCTCATCGTCGGCAAGCGACAGATCATATGA